A single region of the Gorilla gorilla gorilla isolate KB3781 chromosome 1, NHGRI_mGorGor1-v2.1_pri, whole genome shotgun sequence genome encodes:
- the SHE gene encoding SH2 domain-containing adapter protein E isoform X2: protein MQWSPTPGASACLGWASSLACSTAPTLLGRAGRGPLMAAKWFKEFPLNLKTVSERAKPGGGGGKLRKNSEAGGAGPGPGKGRKNSAAELGSGRAGVGPKDSRLSRDSLQGLIQAAAGKGRKNSRATEEEPHRGATKSSGCSTYINRLIKVDTQEKNGKSSYPSSSSSSSSSSSSASSSPSSLGPELDKGKIIKQQDTVIILEDYADPYDAKRTKGQRDAERVGENDGYMEPYDAQQMITEIRRRGSKDPLVKALQLLDSPCEPADGGLKSETLAKRRSSKDLLGKPPQLYDTPYEPAEGGPRAEGKARPPDSRLPENDERPAAEYEQPWEWKKEQIVRALSVQFEGAERPSVREETVRQHHRQKSWTQKILKPALSDHSEGEKVDPGLPLEKQPWYHGAISRAEAESRLQPCKEAGYLVRNSESGNSRYSIALKNHHLLS from the exons ATGCAGTGGTCCCCGACCCCTGGCGCCTCTGCGTGTCTGGGCTGGGCTTCCTCGCTCGCCTGCTCCACGGCCCCGACGCTCCTGGGCCGAGCCGGCCGGGGCCCCCTCATGGCGGCCAAGTGGTTCAAGGAGTTCCCCCTGAACCTGAAGACCGTGTCGGAGCGGGCCAAGCCCGGGGGCGGCGGCGGCAAATTGCGCAAGAACTCGGAGGCGGGCGGCGCTGGGCCGGGTCCTGGCAAGGGCCGCAAGAACTCGGCGGCCGAGCTGGGGAGCGGCAGGGCCGGCGTCGGCCCCAAGGACAGCCGGCTGTCCCGCGACAGCCTGCAGGGTCTGATTCAGGCCGCCGCGGGCAAGGGCCGCAAAAACTCCCGGGCCACGGAGGAGGAGCCCCACCGGGGTGCAACCAAGAGCTCGGGCTGCAGCACCTACATCAACAGGCTCATCAAGGTGGACACTCAGGAGAAGAACGGGAAGAGCAGCTACCCCAGCAGCAgtagctccagctccagctcctcttcctccgcgtcctcttccccttcctccctgggGCCCGAGCTGGACAAGGGCAAGATTATTAAGCAGCAAGACACG GTCATCATTTTAGAAGACTATGCTGACCCTTATGATGCCAAACGGACAAAGGGTCAAAGGGATGCAGAGAGAGTCGGAGAGAACGACGGTTATATGGAACCATATGATGCACAGCAAATGATAACAG AAATTAGACGACGGGGTTCCAAAGATCCCCTGGTGAAGGCTCTCCAGCTGCTTGACAGTCCCTGTGAACCCGCAGACGGTGGCCTGAAGTCAGAGACCTTGGCCAAAAGACGGAGTTCCAAGGACCTCCTGGGGAAGCCGCCACAGCTATACGACACTCCCTACGAGCCTGCAGAAGGGGGGCCCAGGGCAGAGGGGAAGGCGCGGCCCCCAGACAGCCGGCTGCCCGAGAACGACGAGCGGCCCGCGGCAGAGTACGAGCAGCCATGGGAGTGGAAGAAGGAGCAGATCGTGCGGGCTCTGTCAG TCCAGTTTGAAGGAGCTGAGCGACCTTCCGTCAGGGAGGAGACAGTGAGGCAGCACCACCGGCAGAAGAGCTGGACCCAGAAGATCCTGAAGCCAGCCCTCTCGGACCACAGTGAGGGAGAGAAAGTGGACCCGGGCCTGCCCCTGGAGAAGCAGCC CTGGTATCATGGTGCCATCAGCCGTGCTGAGGCTGAGAGTCGACTACAGCCCTGCAAAGAAGCTGGTTACCTGGTTCGAAATAGTGAGTCAGGGAACAGCAGGTACTCCATTGCCCTAAA
- the SHE gene encoding SH2 domain-containing adapter protein E isoform X1 yields MQWSPTPGASACLGWASSLACSTAPTLLGRAGRGPLMAAKWFKEFPLNLKTVSERAKPGGGGGKLRKNSEAGGAGPGPGKGRKNSAAELGSGRAGVGPKDSRLSRDSLQGLIQAAAGKGRKNSRATEEEPHRGATKSSGCSTYINRLIKVDTQEKNGKSSYPSSSSSSSSSSSSASSSPSSLGPELDKGKIIKQQDTVIILEDYADPYDAKRTKGQRDAERVGENDGYMEPYDAQQMITEIRRRGSKDPLVKALQLLDSPCEPADGGLKSETLAKRRSSKDLLGKPPQLYDTPYEPAEGGPRAEGKARPPDSRLPENDERPAAEYEQPWEWKKEQIVRALSVQFEGAERPSVREETVRQHHRQKSWTQKILKPALSDHSEGEKVDPGLPLEKQPWYHGAISRAEAESRLQPCKEAGYLVRNSESGNSRYSIALKTSQGCVHIIVAQTKDNKYTLNQTSAVFDSIPEVVHYYSNEKLPFKGAEHMTLLYPVHSKLH; encoded by the exons ATGCAGTGGTCCCCGACCCCTGGCGCCTCTGCGTGTCTGGGCTGGGCTTCCTCGCTCGCCTGCTCCACGGCCCCGACGCTCCTGGGCCGAGCCGGCCGGGGCCCCCTCATGGCGGCCAAGTGGTTCAAGGAGTTCCCCCTGAACCTGAAGACCGTGTCGGAGCGGGCCAAGCCCGGGGGCGGCGGCGGCAAATTGCGCAAGAACTCGGAGGCGGGCGGCGCTGGGCCGGGTCCTGGCAAGGGCCGCAAGAACTCGGCGGCCGAGCTGGGGAGCGGCAGGGCCGGCGTCGGCCCCAAGGACAGCCGGCTGTCCCGCGACAGCCTGCAGGGTCTGATTCAGGCCGCCGCGGGCAAGGGCCGCAAAAACTCCCGGGCCACGGAGGAGGAGCCCCACCGGGGTGCAACCAAGAGCTCGGGCTGCAGCACCTACATCAACAGGCTCATCAAGGTGGACACTCAGGAGAAGAACGGGAAGAGCAGCTACCCCAGCAGCAgtagctccagctccagctcctcttcctccgcgtcctcttccccttcctccctgggGCCCGAGCTGGACAAGGGCAAGATTATTAAGCAGCAAGACACG GTCATCATTTTAGAAGACTATGCTGACCCTTATGATGCCAAACGGACAAAGGGTCAAAGGGATGCAGAGAGAGTCGGAGAGAACGACGGTTATATGGAACCATATGATGCACAGCAAATGATAACAG AAATTAGACGACGGGGTTCCAAAGATCCCCTGGTGAAGGCTCTCCAGCTGCTTGACAGTCCCTGTGAACCCGCAGACGGTGGCCTGAAGTCAGAGACCTTGGCCAAAAGACGGAGTTCCAAGGACCTCCTGGGGAAGCCGCCACAGCTATACGACACTCCCTACGAGCCTGCAGAAGGGGGGCCCAGGGCAGAGGGGAAGGCGCGGCCCCCAGACAGCCGGCTGCCCGAGAACGACGAGCGGCCCGCGGCAGAGTACGAGCAGCCATGGGAGTGGAAGAAGGAGCAGATCGTGCGGGCTCTGTCAG TCCAGTTTGAAGGAGCTGAGCGACCTTCCGTCAGGGAGGAGACAGTGAGGCAGCACCACCGGCAGAAGAGCTGGACCCAGAAGATCCTGAAGCCAGCCCTCTCGGACCACAGTGAGGGAGAGAAAGTGGACCCGGGCCTGCCCCTGGAGAAGCAGCC CTGGTATCATGGTGCCATCAGCCGTGCTGAGGCTGAGAGTCGACTACAGCCCTGCAAAGAAGCTGGTTACCTGGTTCGAAATAGTGAGTCAGGGAACAGCAGGTACTCCATTGCCCTAAA GACTAGTCAAGGATGTGTCCACATCATAGTGGCTCAGACCAAAGACAACAAATATACACTGAATCAGACAAGCGCTGTGTTTGACAGCATCCCTGAAGTGGTACACTATTATTCCAATGAAAAGTTGCCTTTCAAAGGGGCAGAACACATGACTTTACTCTACCCGGTGCACAGCAAGCTTCACTAA